From Vitis vinifera cultivar Pinot Noir 40024 chromosome 14, ASM3070453v1, a single genomic window includes:
- the LOC100261399 gene encoding serine--tRNA ligase, whose amino-acid sequence MLDINLFREDKGHNPEIIRESQRRRYANVELVDEVIHLDKEWRQRQFEYENLRKEFNKINKQVAKLKISGEDASEMIKSTDENKRLTSKKEAEVQEALAALNSKLEIIGNLVHDSVPVSNDEANNAVIRSWGEKKVEPKLKNHVELVELLGIADLKKGANIAGGRGFYLKGDGVRLNQALINFGLDFLEKRGYTALQTPFFMRKDIMAKCAQLAQFDEELYKVTGEGDDKYLIATAEQPLCAYHLDDWIHPSQLPLRYAGYSSCFRKEAGSHGRDTLGIFRVHQFEKVEQFCITSPNGNDSWDMHEEMIKNSEDFYKMLNIPYQVVAIVSGALNDAAAKKYDLEGWFPASQTYRELVSCSNCTDYQSRRLEIRYGQKKSNEQIKQYVHLLNSTLTATERTICCILENYQKEDGVEVPEPLRPFMGGKTFLPFQTSPATEAKGKKSKA is encoded by the exons atgTTGGACATCAACCTCTTCAGAGAAGACAAGGGCCACAACCCTGAAATCATCCGCGAGTCCCAACGACGTCGTTACGCCAACGTTGAGCTCGTCGACGAAGTCATCCACCTCGACAAAGAATGGCGCCAGC GTCAATTCGAGTATGAGAATCTCCGTAAGGAGTTCAACAAGATCAACAAACAAGTTGCTAAGCTCAAAATT TCTGGTGAGGATGCAAGTGAAATGATCAAGAGCACAGATGAGAACAAGAGGTTAACTTCCAAAAAAGAAGCTGAAGTTCAGGAGGCTTTAGCAGCACTGAACTCAAAATTGGAAATAATTGGAAATCTTGTTCATGATTCAGTTCCAGTGAGCAACGATGAG GCAAATAATGCTGTTATTCGGTCATGGGGTGAGAAAAAAGTGGAGCCAAAACTAAAGAATCATGTTGAGCTTGTTGAACTTCTTGGAATTGCGGATTTGAAGAAAG GTGCTAATATAGCAGGGGGTAGAGGTTTCTACCTGAAAGGAGACGGTGTACGTCTTAATCAAGCCCTCATCAACTTTGGTCTTGATTTTTTGGAGAAAAGGGGATATACAGCATTGCAAACTCCATTCTTCATGAGAAAAGATATCATGGCAAAGTGTGCTCAATTAGCACAATTTGATGAAGAACTTTACAAG GTAACTGGTGAGGGAGATGACAAATATTTGATTGCAACAGCCGAACAACCCCTCTGTGCTTATCATTTGGATGATTGGATACATCCTTCCCAGTTACCCTTAAG ATATGCTGGATATTCATCTTGTTTTCGTAAAGAGGCTGGATCGCATGGTCGGGATACTCTGGGAATATTCCGAGTTCACCAGTTTGAGAAAGTGGAGCAGTTCTGCATTACCAGCCCAAATGGAAATGACTCTTGGGACATGCATGAGGAAATGATTAAAAACTCAGAGGACTTTTACAAGATG CTAAACATTCCCTATCAAGTTGTTGCCATTGTTTCTGGTGCCTTGAATGATGCAGCTGCAAAGAAGTATGATTTGGAAGGATGGTTCCCTGCATCCCAGACTTACAGAGAGCTGGTCTCGTGTTCAAATTGTACCGACTACCAGTCCAGAAGATTAGAAATTCGATATGGACAGAAAAAG AGCAATGAGCAGATAAAGCAATATGTTCACTTGTTGAACTCTACCCTCACAGCAACTGAGAGGACCATCTGCTGCATCCTTGAGAACTACCAGAAGGAAGATGGTGTTGAGGTACCAGAGCCTTTGCGACCGTTCATGGGTGGAAAGACTTTCCTACCTTTCCAGACCAGCCCAGCAACAGAAGCCAAAGGGAAGAAATCCAAGGCCTAG
- the LOC100259597 gene encoding uncharacterized protein LOC100259597 isoform X1, producing MAAISSVHDGDEGFGDFKFASFPNPTVHFNQINGTDFTDDEWGDFVVHPLSNVLSHIQSSSNPSQTAKPFDPFGFFPNDSAKPSESVVSCVDSVPTRSESEKKQWVKPQGALPLSIFGEEEEEKEEKESDSSEPAQTFDHKRVDSAKHGPKVDPVVGINDILSNLYSQNQQIKGENGSPAVSNGRNLNSNSDSNTLHADLVDGDDGFDDDDGWEFKGAVSENSKVQVGSGLLGLEVETTVKQEMQAGQENPGGGKYTSGFCNALDGSRDFFAAPNGLWQESSNGAKRMSGFHNAPDSSGDFCAASNGLWQENSEGAKYASGFHHAPHNSSSFFDASNVLWQESEGTKNTSGFHNAPDNSSGFFDASNGLWQESRGSGFHIASGNSRDLFDASKGLWQEPEGAKHVSGSHNGPDSSSDFFDASNELWQENPEASKQVSGLHNAPDNSGVLFAASTELWQENSGGENYTSGFINAPDSSTDFFSMSNGLWQENAEGTKASSGFHNATNSSTDPFAVSNGLSYEPSKLDIGFDFKPTLAQNDTIADSNSTGKLIDSENVLKPYLGDENVDPDENFGEFKDAFSETELKYEEEQKLAGISHPGVQVPKFDGGIQENEGKPVNHKGALPLSMFSYGELETDDSLNHQDFLAYKPNSNPRNDTTLQASNISINDLISSLYNQSEPSTSVDSAQKPSENGFSFAETVLDSDLVNGSDDFDDDSWEFKDAFSGAKAEDMTSAHGVDNAHQNFSTKVELKDYVDFYLKLKEESCFVALCHLDSLKKAKTDAALSGEDVKAVALDEEIKEACKELSQENMLPKEVNPENGPPRNICLDGFLEDLCGPKFQVLESEYHLSRRLSLAEKDLRSAVELFKHATSILKILMLRSMDEVTNYVSTWSRMISVCAQELKQGAFIWKQSLQKNVHNQILFEPQGQKFILALGEIYRVVKVLGASARLFKLWVLLSSAKVDIFVLLEECSTIWSSSGLEDALHCICDPVGFEYDATVQALLASIKHVHDLDVLPLQNHIFAQQKPICQLSLLTPEMVPGMKMVAWNGNHYFLTLANLWANLISSDPPKLPDLQTG from the exons ATGGCGGCGATTTCATCCGTCCACGACGGCGACGAGGGTTTTGGGGATTTCAAATTCGCCTCCTTCCCAAATCCGACCGTCCATTTCAATCAGATTAACGGCACAGATTTCACCGACGATGAATGGGGCGATTTCGTCGTACATCCACTCTCCAATGTACTCTCCCACATTCAATCATCGTCCAACCCCTCCCAAACCGCAAAGCCCTTCGACCCTTTTGGTTTCTTCCCCAACGATTCAGCGAAGCCCTCCGAATCGGTGGTGAGCTGCGTGGACTCAGTGCCGACTCGATCTGAATCCGAGAAGAAACAGTGGGTTAAGCCTCAAGGTGCCTTGCCGTTATCGATCTTtggggaggaggaggaggagaaggaagAGAAGGAATCTGATTCCTCCGAGCCCGCGCAGACTTTCGATCACAAACGAGTCGATTCTGCGAAGCACGGACCGAAGGTGGATCCGGTTGTTGGGATTAATGATATTCTTTCAAATTTGTACAGTCAGAATCAGCAGATCAAGGGTGAAAATGGGTCGCCTGCGGTCTCTAATGGGCGGAATTTGAACTCAAATTCGGATTCAAATACGTTGCATGCGGATTTGGTTGATGGGGATGATggttttgatgatgatgatggatgGGAATTCAAGGGTGCCGTCTCTGAAAATTCTAAG GTACAAGTGGGTTCAGGATTATTAGGACTGGAAGTTGAGACAACAGTAAAGCAAGAAATGCAGGCGG GGCAGGAAAATCCTGGTGGAGGCAAATACACATCTGGATTTTGCAATGCTTTGGATGGTTCTAGAGATTTCTTTGCTGCACCAAATGGGCTTTGGCAAGAAAGTTCTAATGGAGCCAAACGCATGTCTGGTTTTCACAATGCTCCTGATAGCTCGGGTGATTTCTGTGCTGCTTCAAATGGGCTTTGGCAGGAAAATTCTGAGGGAGCCAAATATGCATCTGGGTTTCACCATGCTCCTCATAATTCTAGTAGTTTCTTTGATGCATCAAATGTGCTTTGGCAGGAATCTGAGGGAACCAAAAACACATCTGGGTTTCACAATGCTCCTGATAATTCTAGTGGTTTCTTTGATGCTTCAAATGGGCTTTGGCAAGAATCTAGGGGATCTGGGTTTCACATTGCCTCTGGTAATTCTAGGGATTTGTTTGATGCATCAAAAGGGCTTTGGCAGGAACCTGAGGGAGCCAAACACGTAAGTGGGTCTCACAATGGTCCAGATAGTTCTAGTGATTTCTTTGATGCATCAAATGAGCTTTGGCAGGAAAATCCTGAGGCATCAAAACAAGTATCTGGGCTTCACAATGCTCCAGATAATTCTGGTGTTTTATTTGCTGCATCGACTGAACTTTGGCAGGAAAATTCTGGAGGAGAAAATTACACATCTGGGTTTATCAATGCTCCAGATAGTTcaactgattttttttccatgtcaAATGGGCTTTGGCAGGAAAATGCTGAGGGAACCAAAGCCTCATCTGGGTTTCACAATGCTACAAATAGTTCTACTGATCCTTTTGCTGTGTCAAATGGGCTTTCTTATGAACCTAGCAAATTGGATATTGGATTTGATTTCAAACCAACTCTTGCACAAAATGATACCATTGCAGATTCAAACTCTACAGGCAAGCTGATTGATAGTGAGAATGTGTTGAAGCCTTATCTGGGAGATGAAAATGTTGATCCTGATGAAAATTTTGGGGAATTTAAGGATGCGTTTTCTGAAACCGAGTTGAAGTATGAG GAAGAGCAAAAGCTTGCTGGCATTTCTCATCCTGGGGTTCAAGTTCCCAAGTTTGATGGTGGAATCCAG GAAAATGAGGGAAAGCCAGTGAATCATAAAGGAGCTCTGCCCCTGTCTATGTTTAGCTATGGAGAACTGGAAACTGATGACTCTTTGAATCATCAAGATTTTTTGGCTTACAAGCCCAACTCCAATCCAAGAAATGACACAACCCTTCAGGCTTCTAATATATCTATTAATGATCTTATATCAAGTTTATACAACCAATCTGAGCCAAGCACATCTGTTGATTCTGCCCAAAAACCAAGTGAAAATGGGTTTAGTTTTGCTGAAACAGTGCTGGATTCTGATTTAGTTAATGGTAGcgatgattttgatgatgattccTGGGAATTTAAGGATGCCTTTTCAGGAGCCAAAGCTGAAGATATGACTTCTGCTCATGGTGTTGATAATGCACATCAAAACTTTTCTACCAAAGTAGAGCTAAAGGATTATGTCGACTTCTATTTGAAATTGAAAGAGGAGTCATGCTTTGTTGCACTCTGCCATCTTGACAGTCTTAAG AAAGCTAAAACTGATGCTGCCCTGTCTGGTGAAGATGTGAAAGCAGTGGCTCTTGACGAGGAGATCAAG GAAGCCTGCAAGGAATTGTCCCAAGAGAATATGCTCCCCAAAGAAGTCAATCCTGAGAATGGTCCACCAAGAAATATTTGCCTTGATGGATTTCTTGAAGATCTGTGTGGACCAAAGTTTCAAGTGCTTGAGTCTGAATATCACTTATCAAGAAGACTATCATTG GCAGAGAAGGATTTGAGGTCAGCAGTTGAACTCTTTAAACATGCTACATCAATACTAAAGATTCTCATGTTGAGATCAATGGACGAGGTGACCAACTATGTTTCCACATGGTCTAGAATGATCTCTGTTTGTGCTCAAGAGTTGAAACAGGGTGCCTTTATTTGGAAgcaatcattgcagaagaatgttCACAATCAAATACTATTTGAACCTCAAG GCCAGAAGTTTATTCTTGCCCTTGGAGAGATTTACAGAGTAGTCAAAGTTCTTGGTGCCTCGGCCAGACTTTTCAAGCTATGGGTATTGTTAAGTTCTGCAAAAGTTGACATCTTTGTTCTTTTGGAGGAATGTTCTACCATATGGTCAAGTTCAGGACTTGAAGACGCTCTCCACTGTATATGTGATCCAGTTGGTTTTGAATATGATGCGACTGTCCAGGCATTACTGGCATCCATCAAACATGTTCATGATCTTGATGTGCTCCCTCTTCAAAACCACATCTTTGCTCAACAAAAACCTATTTGTCAGCTGTCATTACTAACACCAGAAATGGTGCCTG gtatgaaaatggtggcttggAATGGGAATCACTACTTTCTGACACTAGCTAATTTGTGGGCAAATCTGATTAGTTCTGATCCTCCTAAGTTGCCAGACCTACAAACTGGGTGA
- the LOC100259597 gene encoding uncharacterized protein LOC100259597 isoform X3 has protein sequence MAAISSVHDGDEGFGDFKFASFPNPTVHFNQINGTDFTDDEWGDFVVHPLSNVLSHIQSSSNPSQTAKPFDPFGFFPNDSAKPSESVVSCVDSVPTRSESEKKQWVKPQGALPLSIFGEEEEEKEEKESDSSEPAQTFDHKRVDSAKHGPKVDPVVGINDILSNLYSQNQQIKGENGSPAVSNGRNLNSNSDSNTLHADLVDGDDGFDDDDGWEFKGAVSENSKVQVGSGLLGLEVETTVKQEMQAGQENPGGGKYTSGFCNALDGSRDFFAAPNGLWQESSNGAKRMSGFHNAPDSSGDFCAASNGLWQENSEGAKYASGFHHAPHNSSSFFDASNVLWQESEGTKNTSGFHNAPDNSSGFFDASNGLWQESRGSGFHIASGNSRDLFDASKGLWQEPEGAKHVSGSHNGPDSSSDFFDASNELWQENPEASKQVSGLHNAPDNSGVLFAASTELWQENSGGENYTSGFINAPDSSTDFFSMSNGLWQENAEGTKASSGFHNATNSSTDPFAVSNGLSYEPSKLDIGFDFKPTLAQNDTIADSNSTGKLIDSENVLKPYLGDENVDPDENFGEFKDAFSETELKYEENEGKPVNHKGALPLSMFSYGELETDDSLNHQDFLAYKPNSNPRNDTTLQASNISINDLISSLYNQSEPSTSVDSAQKPSENGFSFAETVLDSDLVNGSDDFDDDSWEFKDAFSGAKAEDMTSAHGVDNAHQNFSTKVELKDYVDFYLKLKEESCFVALCHLDSLKKAKTDAALSGEDVKAVALDEEIKEACKELSQENMLPKEVNPENGPPRNICLDGFLEDLCGPKFQVLESEYHLSRRLSLAEKDLRSAVELFKHATSILKILMLRSMDEVTNYVSTWSRMISVCAQELKQGAFIWKQSLQKNVHNQILFEPQGQKFILALGEIYRVVKVLGASARLFKLWVLLSSAKVDIFVLLEECSTIWSSSGLEDALHCICDPVGFEYDATVQALLASIKHVHDLDVLPLQNHIFAQQKPICQLSLLTPEMVPGMKMVAWNGNHYFLTLANLWANLISSDPPKLPDLQTG, from the exons ATGGCGGCGATTTCATCCGTCCACGACGGCGACGAGGGTTTTGGGGATTTCAAATTCGCCTCCTTCCCAAATCCGACCGTCCATTTCAATCAGATTAACGGCACAGATTTCACCGACGATGAATGGGGCGATTTCGTCGTACATCCACTCTCCAATGTACTCTCCCACATTCAATCATCGTCCAACCCCTCCCAAACCGCAAAGCCCTTCGACCCTTTTGGTTTCTTCCCCAACGATTCAGCGAAGCCCTCCGAATCGGTGGTGAGCTGCGTGGACTCAGTGCCGACTCGATCTGAATCCGAGAAGAAACAGTGGGTTAAGCCTCAAGGTGCCTTGCCGTTATCGATCTTtggggaggaggaggaggagaaggaagAGAAGGAATCTGATTCCTCCGAGCCCGCGCAGACTTTCGATCACAAACGAGTCGATTCTGCGAAGCACGGACCGAAGGTGGATCCGGTTGTTGGGATTAATGATATTCTTTCAAATTTGTACAGTCAGAATCAGCAGATCAAGGGTGAAAATGGGTCGCCTGCGGTCTCTAATGGGCGGAATTTGAACTCAAATTCGGATTCAAATACGTTGCATGCGGATTTGGTTGATGGGGATGATggttttgatgatgatgatggatgGGAATTCAAGGGTGCCGTCTCTGAAAATTCTAAG GTACAAGTGGGTTCAGGATTATTAGGACTGGAAGTTGAGACAACAGTAAAGCAAGAAATGCAGGCGG GGCAGGAAAATCCTGGTGGAGGCAAATACACATCTGGATTTTGCAATGCTTTGGATGGTTCTAGAGATTTCTTTGCTGCACCAAATGGGCTTTGGCAAGAAAGTTCTAATGGAGCCAAACGCATGTCTGGTTTTCACAATGCTCCTGATAGCTCGGGTGATTTCTGTGCTGCTTCAAATGGGCTTTGGCAGGAAAATTCTGAGGGAGCCAAATATGCATCTGGGTTTCACCATGCTCCTCATAATTCTAGTAGTTTCTTTGATGCATCAAATGTGCTTTGGCAGGAATCTGAGGGAACCAAAAACACATCTGGGTTTCACAATGCTCCTGATAATTCTAGTGGTTTCTTTGATGCTTCAAATGGGCTTTGGCAAGAATCTAGGGGATCTGGGTTTCACATTGCCTCTGGTAATTCTAGGGATTTGTTTGATGCATCAAAAGGGCTTTGGCAGGAACCTGAGGGAGCCAAACACGTAAGTGGGTCTCACAATGGTCCAGATAGTTCTAGTGATTTCTTTGATGCATCAAATGAGCTTTGGCAGGAAAATCCTGAGGCATCAAAACAAGTATCTGGGCTTCACAATGCTCCAGATAATTCTGGTGTTTTATTTGCTGCATCGACTGAACTTTGGCAGGAAAATTCTGGAGGAGAAAATTACACATCTGGGTTTATCAATGCTCCAGATAGTTcaactgattttttttccatgtcaAATGGGCTTTGGCAGGAAAATGCTGAGGGAACCAAAGCCTCATCTGGGTTTCACAATGCTACAAATAGTTCTACTGATCCTTTTGCTGTGTCAAATGGGCTTTCTTATGAACCTAGCAAATTGGATATTGGATTTGATTTCAAACCAACTCTTGCACAAAATGATACCATTGCAGATTCAAACTCTACAGGCAAGCTGATTGATAGTGAGAATGTGTTGAAGCCTTATCTGGGAGATGAAAATGTTGATCCTGATGAAAATTTTGGGGAATTTAAGGATGCGTTTTCTGAAACCGAGTTGAAGTATGAG GAAAATGAGGGAAAGCCAGTGAATCATAAAGGAGCTCTGCCCCTGTCTATGTTTAGCTATGGAGAACTGGAAACTGATGACTCTTTGAATCATCAAGATTTTTTGGCTTACAAGCCCAACTCCAATCCAAGAAATGACACAACCCTTCAGGCTTCTAATATATCTATTAATGATCTTATATCAAGTTTATACAACCAATCTGAGCCAAGCACATCTGTTGATTCTGCCCAAAAACCAAGTGAAAATGGGTTTAGTTTTGCTGAAACAGTGCTGGATTCTGATTTAGTTAATGGTAGcgatgattttgatgatgattccTGGGAATTTAAGGATGCCTTTTCAGGAGCCAAAGCTGAAGATATGACTTCTGCTCATGGTGTTGATAATGCACATCAAAACTTTTCTACCAAAGTAGAGCTAAAGGATTATGTCGACTTCTATTTGAAATTGAAAGAGGAGTCATGCTTTGTTGCACTCTGCCATCTTGACAGTCTTAAG AAAGCTAAAACTGATGCTGCCCTGTCTGGTGAAGATGTGAAAGCAGTGGCTCTTGACGAGGAGATCAAG GAAGCCTGCAAGGAATTGTCCCAAGAGAATATGCTCCCCAAAGAAGTCAATCCTGAGAATGGTCCACCAAGAAATATTTGCCTTGATGGATTTCTTGAAGATCTGTGTGGACCAAAGTTTCAAGTGCTTGAGTCTGAATATCACTTATCAAGAAGACTATCATTG GCAGAGAAGGATTTGAGGTCAGCAGTTGAACTCTTTAAACATGCTACATCAATACTAAAGATTCTCATGTTGAGATCAATGGACGAGGTGACCAACTATGTTTCCACATGGTCTAGAATGATCTCTGTTTGTGCTCAAGAGTTGAAACAGGGTGCCTTTATTTGGAAgcaatcattgcagaagaatgttCACAATCAAATACTATTTGAACCTCAAG GCCAGAAGTTTATTCTTGCCCTTGGAGAGATTTACAGAGTAGTCAAAGTTCTTGGTGCCTCGGCCAGACTTTTCAAGCTATGGGTATTGTTAAGTTCTGCAAAAGTTGACATCTTTGTTCTTTTGGAGGAATGTTCTACCATATGGTCAAGTTCAGGACTTGAAGACGCTCTCCACTGTATATGTGATCCAGTTGGTTTTGAATATGATGCGACTGTCCAGGCATTACTGGCATCCATCAAACATGTTCATGATCTTGATGTGCTCCCTCTTCAAAACCACATCTTTGCTCAACAAAAACCTATTTGTCAGCTGTCATTACTAACACCAGAAATGGTGCCTG gtatgaaaatggtggcttggAATGGGAATCACTACTTTCTGACACTAGCTAATTTGTGGGCAAATCTGATTAGTTCTGATCCTCCTAAGTTGCCAGACCTACAAACTGGGTGA
- the LOC100259597 gene encoding uncharacterized protein LOC100259597 isoform X2 → MAAISSVHDGDEGFGDFKFASFPNPTVHFNQINGTDFTDDEWGDFVVHPLSNVLSHIQSSSNPSQTAKPFDPFGFFPNDSAKPSESVVSCVDSVPTRSESEKKQWVKPQGALPLSIFGEEEEEKEEKESDSSEPAQTFDHKRVDSAKHGPKVDPVVGINDILSNLYSQNQQIKGENGSPAVSNGRNLNSNSDSNTLHADLVDGDDGFDDDDGWEFKGAVSENSKVQVGSGLLGLEVETTVKQEMQENPGGGKYTSGFCNALDGSRDFFAAPNGLWQESSNGAKRMSGFHNAPDSSGDFCAASNGLWQENSEGAKYASGFHHAPHNSSSFFDASNVLWQESEGTKNTSGFHNAPDNSSGFFDASNGLWQESRGSGFHIASGNSRDLFDASKGLWQEPEGAKHVSGSHNGPDSSSDFFDASNELWQENPEASKQVSGLHNAPDNSGVLFAASTELWQENSGGENYTSGFINAPDSSTDFFSMSNGLWQENAEGTKASSGFHNATNSSTDPFAVSNGLSYEPSKLDIGFDFKPTLAQNDTIADSNSTGKLIDSENVLKPYLGDENVDPDENFGEFKDAFSETELKYEEEQKLAGISHPGVQVPKFDGGIQENEGKPVNHKGALPLSMFSYGELETDDSLNHQDFLAYKPNSNPRNDTTLQASNISINDLISSLYNQSEPSTSVDSAQKPSENGFSFAETVLDSDLVNGSDDFDDDSWEFKDAFSGAKAEDMTSAHGVDNAHQNFSTKVELKDYVDFYLKLKEESCFVALCHLDSLKKAKTDAALSGEDVKAVALDEEIKEACKELSQENMLPKEVNPENGPPRNICLDGFLEDLCGPKFQVLESEYHLSRRLSLAEKDLRSAVELFKHATSILKILMLRSMDEVTNYVSTWSRMISVCAQELKQGAFIWKQSLQKNVHNQILFEPQGQKFILALGEIYRVVKVLGASARLFKLWVLLSSAKVDIFVLLEECSTIWSSSGLEDALHCICDPVGFEYDATVQALLASIKHVHDLDVLPLQNHIFAQQKPICQLSLLTPEMVPGMKMVAWNGNHYFLTLANLWANLISSDPPKLPDLQTG, encoded by the exons ATGGCGGCGATTTCATCCGTCCACGACGGCGACGAGGGTTTTGGGGATTTCAAATTCGCCTCCTTCCCAAATCCGACCGTCCATTTCAATCAGATTAACGGCACAGATTTCACCGACGATGAATGGGGCGATTTCGTCGTACATCCACTCTCCAATGTACTCTCCCACATTCAATCATCGTCCAACCCCTCCCAAACCGCAAAGCCCTTCGACCCTTTTGGTTTCTTCCCCAACGATTCAGCGAAGCCCTCCGAATCGGTGGTGAGCTGCGTGGACTCAGTGCCGACTCGATCTGAATCCGAGAAGAAACAGTGGGTTAAGCCTCAAGGTGCCTTGCCGTTATCGATCTTtggggaggaggaggaggagaaggaagAGAAGGAATCTGATTCCTCCGAGCCCGCGCAGACTTTCGATCACAAACGAGTCGATTCTGCGAAGCACGGACCGAAGGTGGATCCGGTTGTTGGGATTAATGATATTCTTTCAAATTTGTACAGTCAGAATCAGCAGATCAAGGGTGAAAATGGGTCGCCTGCGGTCTCTAATGGGCGGAATTTGAACTCAAATTCGGATTCAAATACGTTGCATGCGGATTTGGTTGATGGGGATGATggttttgatgatgatgatggatgGGAATTCAAGGGTGCCGTCTCTGAAAATTCTAAG GTACAAGTGGGTTCAGGATTATTAGGACTGGAAGTTGAGACAACAGTAAAGCAAGAAATGCAG GAAAATCCTGGTGGAGGCAAATACACATCTGGATTTTGCAATGCTTTGGATGGTTCTAGAGATTTCTTTGCTGCACCAAATGGGCTTTGGCAAGAAAGTTCTAATGGAGCCAAACGCATGTCTGGTTTTCACAATGCTCCTGATAGCTCGGGTGATTTCTGTGCTGCTTCAAATGGGCTTTGGCAGGAAAATTCTGAGGGAGCCAAATATGCATCTGGGTTTCACCATGCTCCTCATAATTCTAGTAGTTTCTTTGATGCATCAAATGTGCTTTGGCAGGAATCTGAGGGAACCAAAAACACATCTGGGTTTCACAATGCTCCTGATAATTCTAGTGGTTTCTTTGATGCTTCAAATGGGCTTTGGCAAGAATCTAGGGGATCTGGGTTTCACATTGCCTCTGGTAATTCTAGGGATTTGTTTGATGCATCAAAAGGGCTTTGGCAGGAACCTGAGGGAGCCAAACACGTAAGTGGGTCTCACAATGGTCCAGATAGTTCTAGTGATTTCTTTGATGCATCAAATGAGCTTTGGCAGGAAAATCCTGAGGCATCAAAACAAGTATCTGGGCTTCACAATGCTCCAGATAATTCTGGTGTTTTATTTGCTGCATCGACTGAACTTTGGCAGGAAAATTCTGGAGGAGAAAATTACACATCTGGGTTTATCAATGCTCCAGATAGTTcaactgattttttttccatgtcaAATGGGCTTTGGCAGGAAAATGCTGAGGGAACCAAAGCCTCATCTGGGTTTCACAATGCTACAAATAGTTCTACTGATCCTTTTGCTGTGTCAAATGGGCTTTCTTATGAACCTAGCAAATTGGATATTGGATTTGATTTCAAACCAACTCTTGCACAAAATGATACCATTGCAGATTCAAACTCTACAGGCAAGCTGATTGATAGTGAGAATGTGTTGAAGCCTTATCTGGGAGATGAAAATGTTGATCCTGATGAAAATTTTGGGGAATTTAAGGATGCGTTTTCTGAAACCGAGTTGAAGTATGAG GAAGAGCAAAAGCTTGCTGGCATTTCTCATCCTGGGGTTCAAGTTCCCAAGTTTGATGGTGGAATCCAG GAAAATGAGGGAAAGCCAGTGAATCATAAAGGAGCTCTGCCCCTGTCTATGTTTAGCTATGGAGAACTGGAAACTGATGACTCTTTGAATCATCAAGATTTTTTGGCTTACAAGCCCAACTCCAATCCAAGAAATGACACAACCCTTCAGGCTTCTAATATATCTATTAATGATCTTATATCAAGTTTATACAACCAATCTGAGCCAAGCACATCTGTTGATTCTGCCCAAAAACCAAGTGAAAATGGGTTTAGTTTTGCTGAAACAGTGCTGGATTCTGATTTAGTTAATGGTAGcgatgattttgatgatgattccTGGGAATTTAAGGATGCCTTTTCAGGAGCCAAAGCTGAAGATATGACTTCTGCTCATGGTGTTGATAATGCACATCAAAACTTTTCTACCAAAGTAGAGCTAAAGGATTATGTCGACTTCTATTTGAAATTGAAAGAGGAGTCATGCTTTGTTGCACTCTGCCATCTTGACAGTCTTAAG AAAGCTAAAACTGATGCTGCCCTGTCTGGTGAAGATGTGAAAGCAGTGGCTCTTGACGAGGAGATCAAG GAAGCCTGCAAGGAATTGTCCCAAGAGAATATGCTCCCCAAAGAAGTCAATCCTGAGAATGGTCCACCAAGAAATATTTGCCTTGATGGATTTCTTGAAGATCTGTGTGGACCAAAGTTTCAAGTGCTTGAGTCTGAATATCACTTATCAAGAAGACTATCATTG GCAGAGAAGGATTTGAGGTCAGCAGTTGAACTCTTTAAACATGCTACATCAATACTAAAGATTCTCATGTTGAGATCAATGGACGAGGTGACCAACTATGTTTCCACATGGTCTAGAATGATCTCTGTTTGTGCTCAAGAGTTGAAACAGGGTGCCTTTATTTGGAAgcaatcattgcagaagaatgttCACAATCAAATACTATTTGAACCTCAAG GCCAGAAGTTTATTCTTGCCCTTGGAGAGATTTACAGAGTAGTCAAAGTTCTTGGTGCCTCGGCCAGACTTTTCAAGCTATGGGTATTGTTAAGTTCTGCAAAAGTTGACATCTTTGTTCTTTTGGAGGAATGTTCTACCATATGGTCAAGTTCAGGACTTGAAGACGCTCTCCACTGTATATGTGATCCAGTTGGTTTTGAATATGATGCGACTGTCCAGGCATTACTGGCATCCATCAAACATGTTCATGATCTTGATGTGCTCCCTCTTCAAAACCACATCTTTGCTCAACAAAAACCTATTTGTCAGCTGTCATTACTAACACCAGAAATGGTGCCTG gtatgaaaatggtggcttggAATGGGAATCACTACTTTCTGACACTAGCTAATTTGTGGGCAAATCTGATTAGTTCTGATCCTCCTAAGTTGCCAGACCTACAAACTGGGTGA